In Xyrauchen texanus isolate HMW12.3.18 chromosome 14, RBS_HiC_50CHRs, whole genome shotgun sequence, the following are encoded in one genomic region:
- the cxcr4b gene encoding C-X-C chemokine receptor type 4b: MEFVHIVFDDNSSGSGDGDFDGLDGLCDIADNDDFQRIFFPTIYGIIFVLGIVGNGLVVLVMGYQKKSKNMTDKYRLHLSIADLLFVLTLPFWAVDAASGWHFGGFLCVTVNMIYTLNLYSSVLILAFISLDRYLAIVRATNSQAFRKLLAGRVIYLGVWLPATLLTVPDLVFAKVRDTGENTICELNYPQQSNVVWKAVFRFQHIIVGFLLPGLIILTCYCIIISKLSKNSKGQALKKKALKTTVILILCFYICWLPYCAGILVDTLMMLNVISPSCFLDQGLQKWIFITEALAYFHCCLNPILYAFLGVKFSKSARSALSISSRSSLKMLTKKRGHISSVSTESESSSVLSS, translated from the exons ATGGAGTTTGTT cACATCGTTTTTGACGACAATAGCTCGGGATCTGGGGACGGGGATTTTGATGGACTTGATGGACTCTGTGACATCGCGGATAACGACGACTTCCAGAGAATCTTCTTCCCCACTATATATGGGATTATTTTTGTCCTGGGAATCGTTGGCAATGGACTCGTGGTGCTTGTGATGGGCTACCAAAAGAAGTCTAAGAACATGACTGACAAATACAGGTTGCACCTCTCCATTGCGGATCTCCTGTTTGTCCTCACTCTGCCCTTCTGGGCTGTGGACGCAGCCAGCGGATGGCATTTTGGGGGATTTCTCTGTGTCACAGTCAACATGATCTACACTCTGAATCTGTACAGCAGTGTGCTGATCTTGGCCTTCATCAGCTTGGATAGGTATCTGGCCATTGTTCGTGCCACAAACAGCCAGGCGTTCAGGAAACTGCTCGCAGGACGGGTGATCTACCTTGGAGTTTGGCTACCAGCGACCCTGCTCACTGTTCCCGATCTGGTGTTCGCCAAAGTCCGCGATACTGGCGAGAATACGATCTGTGAGCTCAACTACccacaacagtccaacgtagtGTGGAAGGCTGTTTTTCGCTTCCAGCACATCATCGTTGGCTTCTTGTTGCCTGGTCTGATCATCCTGACCTGTTACTGTATTATCATTTCTAAACTGTCCAAGAACTCCAAGGGTCAGGCCCTGAAGAAGAAGGCACTGAAGACCACCGTCATCCTCATCCTCTGTTTCTATATCTGCTGGTTGCCCTACTGTGCTGGCATCCTGGTGGACACTCTGATGATGCTGAACGTTATTTCTCCCAGCTGTTTCCTGGACCAGGGTCTGCAGAAATGGATATTCATTACCGAGGCGCTGGCTTACTTCCATTGCTGTCTGAACCCCATCCTTTATGCTTTCCTGGGAGTCAAATTCAGTAAATCCGCCCGAAGTGCCCTGAGCATCAGCAGTAGATCTAGTCTCAAGATGCTGACCAAGAAAAGAGGCCACATATCATCTGTATCTACTGAATCAGAGTCATCCAGTGTCCTCTCCAGTTAA